From a region of the Zingiber officinale cultivar Zhangliang chromosome 4B, Zo_v1.1, whole genome shotgun sequence genome:
- the LOC121977959 gene encoding mitogen-activated protein kinase kinase 9-like, with protein sequence MEVNAETYFPSPPLATSIVRHRRLPNADLALELPSRDFHGRRFLLPPLPLPSPPARSLSVGFSNDHPDFLLSDFNTLRALGHGNGGTVYEVRHRQSAAVFALKMVRADVSLRHQVQREVDILRRTVGCCHVVRFHSLVRTPSADVALLLENMDRGSTDALLRRRGRRPFPELALAAVARQALLSLPELHSRQIVHRDIKPANLLVNSAGEVKIADFGVSKVLLRSLDPCDSYVGTCAYMSPERLDSVTYGADYDSYAADVWSLGLAVLELHQGHFPLLPEGVPPDWAALMVAICLGEAKGVLQYIGQMH encoded by the coding sequence ATGGAAGTAAACGCCGAAACTTATTTTCCCTCTCCGCCCTTGGCCACGTCCATCGTCCGCCATCGGAGGCTCCCGAATGCGGATCTCGCGCTCGAGCTTCCTTCCCGCGACTTCCACGGCCGCCGCTTCCTTCTCCCTCCCCTGCCGCTGCCGTCGCCGCCGGCTCGCTCTCTCTCCGTTGGTTTCTCCAACGATCATCCCGATTTCCTGCTCTCGGACTTCAACACGCTTCGGGCCCTCGGCCACGGCAACGGAGGTACCGTCTACGAGGTTCGCCACCGCCAGAGCGCAGCCGTGTTCGCGCTCAAGATGGTCCGCGCCGACGTCTCGCTACGCCACCAGGTGCAGCGCGAGGTCGACATCCTCCGCCGCACGGTTGGATGCTGCCACGTCGTCCGATTCCACTCCCTCGTCCGAACTCCCTCCGCCGACGTCGCACTCCTCCTCGAGAACATGGACCGGGGATCCACCGACGCACTTCTCCGCCGCCGCGGTCGCCGCCCCTTTCCGGAGCTCGCTCTGGCGGCCGTCGCTCGCCAGGCTCTCCTCAGCCTCCCGGAGCTGCACTCCCGCCAGATCGTGCACCGCGACATCAAGCCTGCGAACCTCCTCGTCAACTCCGCCGGCGAGGTCAAGATCGCCGACTTCGGGGTGAGCAAGGTGCTGCTGCGATCCCTCGACCCGTGCGACTCGTACGTCGGCACGTGCGCGTACATGAGCCCGGAACGGTTAGACTCGGTCACCTACGGGGCGGACTACGATTCGTATGCGGCGGACGTGTGGAGCCTGGGGCTGGCAGTGCTGGAGCTGCACCAGGGACACTTCCCGCTGCTTCCGGAGGGGGTGCCGCCAGATTGGGCGGCGCTGATGGTGGCAATCTGCTTGGGGGAGGCGAAAGGGGTTTTACAATATATAGGCCAAATGCATTGA
- the LOC121976674 gene encoding uncharacterized protein LOC121976674: MGTGKDSSEATDDLDDMPLAERRSLIRLRKAVSPLSRVPEPPKCSIDEPGARVSSETSKEWPGLPRGVKFQPSDTDLLWHLLAKVGKATADPHPFIHEFITCLDDFDRFGHTHPQNLPGIKDGTTTYFFHKSFKTHNTEAEQHDDCGGVCWKKNGSIKPLIIDNKHRGYKSIMTLHAHMNRSENLSWIMHQFQLGSDNDDIGELVVSKIFSRRTSQTNEISEEKTMNIAVAIPSNAELAICSTSHKTEVHQADQHLDVTATDSTSQEILMDDHYMKESEPLQGPNIKCLDGISATNTIDELYHFDQLMMHEYSSMLLANTSSGYVDSNCSIGQSKCDMNCTSGNLLDAVNDGSIPLNDMMSNRESVSRKGFFDTAKIANIPCDHSPPKPSSNIARNVIFESSGSVTETNCCTVCSASVPIFQNNDSLVAASRDNDGVSAQLDYVKMEPTEEDHFEITTTQEQMTSNCTQEAAQSKVTESHASREKLKEEPIDDDLFRNMLNNITSVEHDVGISESVSNPNLSEKANFSEQFFPKNQHFERDNTASVVSVRRKRKKTATSSVRQALEEDAPGLLQILLDRDISIEDIKLYETMEDDEALEVSEEDDDFKELETVINKLFSARASMFKFSVARHMKGSKPYYVNCLISLINQAKYLRFSKNSVQWGWCRDLQSFIFIFYLHNRIVLERPEYGYATYFFELVHDLPIDWQIKRLVTAMKLTSCGRTTLIENKPLVIGEDLTEGEARVLEEYGWTSNCGLGSMLNFCDRVVHDARTESNEWWNKIGKMLMAGYESGRIVLDHLPKKAQKYARNKNLPKQEEELIL, encoded by the exons ATGGGTACTGGCAAGGATAGCAGCGAGGCCACCGACGATCTCGACGACATGCCGCTCGCGGAGCGGCGCAGCTTGATTCGCCTCCGGAAGGCGGTTTCGCCTTTGTCTCGTGTCCCTGAGCCTCCAAA GTGTTCGATTGACGAGCCTGGAGCGCGCGTATCTTCTGAAACTTCCAAG GAGTGGCCGGGGTTACCAAGAGGTGTAAAATTTCAACCCTCTGATACTGATCTACTCTGGCACTTGCTTGCAAAAGTAGGCAAGGCTACCGCTGATCCACATCCATTCATACACGAGTTCATTACTTGCCTAGATGATTTTGATAGATTTGGTCATACCCACCCTCAGAATCTTCCTG GTATAAAAGATGGGACCACTACTTATTTCTTTCACAAATCTTTTAAGACTCATAATACCGAAGCTGAACAACATGATGATTGTGGGGGCGTGTGTTGGAAGAAGAATGGCAGCATCAAGCCTTTGATCATTGATAATAAACACCGTGGATATAAGTCAATAATGACTCTTCATGCACACATGAACAGATCCGAGAATCTCAGTTGGATAATGCATCAGTTTCAACTTGGCTCTGACAATGATGATATAGGGGAGCTTGTTGTTTCCAAGATATTCTCCCGAAGGACTAGTCAAACCAATGAAATTTCAGAAGAGAAAACAATGAACATAGCCGTAGCTATTCCTAGTAATGCAGAATTAGCAATATGTTCCACATCACATAAAACTGAAGTCCATCAAGCTGATCAACATCTTGATGTCACTGCGACAGACTCAACTTCACAG GAAATTTTGATGGATGACCATTACATGAAGGAATCAGAGCCTTTGCAAG GTCCAAATATCAAGTGTTTGGATGGTATCTCTGCTACAAATACAATCGACGAGCTTTATCATTTTGATCAGCTTATGATGCATGAATATTCGTCCATGTTATTGGCTAACACAAGTTCTGGATATGTTGATTCCAATTGTTCTATTGGTCAAAGCAAATGTGATATGAATTGCACTTCAGGAAATCTATTAGATGCTGTTAATGATGGTTCTATTCCACTaaatgacatgat GAGTAACAGGGAAtcagtttctagaaaaggttTTTTTGACACTGCAAAG ATTGCAAATATCCCATGTGATCATAGTCCTCCTAAACCTTCTTCAAACATTGCGAGAAATGTAATTTTTGAGTCTTCCGGAAGTGTCACTGAAACAAATTGTTGCACAGTTTGTTCAGCATCAGTGCCTATCTTTCAAAACAATGATTCACTTGTAGCTGCCTCTAGAGATAACGATG GTGTATCTGCCCAGTTGGATTATGTGAAAATGGAACCTACAGAGGAAGACCATTTTGAGATTACCACAACTCAGGAACAAATGACATCCAACTGCACACAAGAGGCAGCACAGTCTAAAGTCACAG AGTCTCATGCCTCAAGAGAAAAACTCAAGGAAGAACCTATTGATGATGATCTCTTCAGGAACATGCTAAACAATATAACATCTGTAGAACATGATGTAGGGATCTCTGAATCTGTTTCTAACCCAAATCTTTCTGAAAAGGCAAATTTTTCCGAACAGTTTTTCCCCAAGAATCAACATTTTGAACGAGACAACACTGCAAGTGTTGTATCTGTTCGTAGGAAAAGAAAGAAGACTGCAAC GAGTTCAGTAAGGCAAGCACTTGAAGAAGATGCACCTGGGCTTCTGCAG ATTTTGCTGGACAGAGATATATCAATTGAGGATATCAAGCTTTATGAGACTATGGAAGATGATGAGGCTCTAGAGGTCTCTGAAGAAGATGATGATTTCAAAGAGCTTGAAACTGTGATCAATAAG TTATTTTCTGCACGAGCTTCCATGTTCAAGTTTTCAGTAGCACGCCACATGAAGGGATCAAAGCCTTATTATGTAAATTGTTTAATTTCCCTGATTAACCAG GCAAAATATCTGCGGTTTAGTAAAAATTCAGTCCAATGGGGGTGGTGCAGGGATCTTCAATcattcattttcatattttatttgCATAACAG AATAGTGTTGGAACGTCCAGAATATGGCTATGCCACCTATTTCTTTGAGCTTGTGCATGATTTACCAATTGACTGGCAGATCAAGAGGTTGGTGACTGCAATGAAGCTCACTAGCTGTGGCCGGACCACTCTTATCGAGAACAAACCTTTAGTG ATTGGCGAAGATTTGACGGAGGGAGAAGCGCGTGTTTTGGAAGAGTATGGCTGGACTTCCAACTGTGGGCTGGGGTCAATGCTGAACTTTTGCGATAGGGTTGTGCATGACGCCAGAACTGAAAGCAACGAATGGTGGAACAAAATTGGTAAAATGCTGATGGCCGGCTATGAATCAGGGCGTATTGTCCTAGACCATCTCCCGAAGAAGGCCCAAAAGTACGCCAGGAACAAGAATTTGCCAAAACAAGAGGAAGAACTGAttttgtaa
- the LOC121976676 gene encoding ERAD-associated E3 ubiquitin-protein ligase component HRD3A-like: protein MRRAAISCVAVLLLCHALLASSLRPRQFVYVFANEHLSESSSASSAAGEGSEGTEGSDEWDEFGDSESLPDVDYDQGSWLPFLESPSLLDDPSSDAREVQYASGVRHLISAASSGDSSDMESAAAEIEASASRGYPHAQSALGFLYGTGLMRAHSRSKSLLYHHFAAEGGNLQSKMVLAYNYLRQEVHEKALELYSELAEAAITSFLILEESPVIEHIRIHSGTEENQEDLRKSRGEADENFQITEYQALKGDSAAMYQIGLLYYYGLRGVKRDLTRALDWFSKAVEKQNPKAMELLGEMYARGAGVERNYTKAFRWLSLASKHKYYSAYNGLGYLYVKGYGVEKKNYTKAREYFEKAAENKVPGGFYNLGVLYLKGIGVKRNITKACKLLLIAAETGQPKAIYRVARLSHKGIGFKKDLHMATLLYKAVAERGPWGSLLRWALESYLKGDVGKSLLLYSRMAELGYEVAQSNAAWILDKFREQSICMGESGFCSDAERHTRAHSLWWQASEQGNEHAALLVGDAYYYGRGTNRDFERAAEAYMHARSQSNAQAMFNLGYMHEHGQGLPLDLHLAKRYYDQALERDAAAAMPVKLALMSLWIRMNYADSFMVKVIDSLPELYPKLELWVEEVLMDEGNATILTLFACLLAVLYLRERQRRQAVPVAPHQPDIFLN from the exons ATGCGGCGCGCTGCAATTAGCTGCGTCGCCGTCCTCCTCCTTTGTCACGCTCTCCTCGCTTCATCTCTCCGCCCTCGCCAGTTCGTTTACGTCTTCGCCAACGAACACTTATCCGAATCGTCTTCCGCCTCGTCGGCCGCCGGCGAAGGATCAGAGGGAACCGAGGGATCCGACGAGTGGGATGAGTTCGGCGACTCGGAGTCCCTCCCGGACGTCGATTACGACCAAGGATCGTGGCTCCCTTTCCTCGAGTCGCCGTCTCTTCTGGATGACCCCTCGTCTGATGCCCGTGAAGTCCAATATGCATCCGGAGTCCGTCACTTGATCTCCGCCGCTTCCTCTGGTGACTCTTCCGACATGGAGTCTGCCGCCGCCGAAATCGAAGCCTCTGCCTCCCGAGGCTACCCGCACGCGCAATCCGCCCTCGGTTTTCTATATGGCACCGGTCTCATGCGTGCCCACAGCCGCTCCAAGTCCTTGCTCTACCACCATTTTGCCGCCGAGGGCGGCAATCTGCAGTCCAAGATGGTTCTCGCCTACAACTATTTACGGCAAGAG GTGCATGAGAAAGCGCTGGAGCTTTATTCCGAACTTGCAGAGGCAGCGATCACGAGCTTCCTGATATTGGAGGAGTCGCCTGTGATAGAACACATCCGGATCCACAGCGGTACCGAGGAGAACCAGGAGGATTTAAGGAAATCAAGAGGGGAAGCGGATGAGAATTTCCAAATCACGGAGTATCAAGCATTGAAGGGTGATTCTGCTGCCATGTACCAGATTGGCTTGTTGTATTACTATGGGTTGAGGGGAGTGAAGAGAGACCTCACTAGGGCTTTGGATTGGTTTTCAAAGGCCGTGGAGAAGCAAAATCCAAAAGCAATGGAATTGCTTGGAGAGATGTATGCCAGAGGAGCTGGAGTGGAGAGGAATTATACTAAGGCCTTCAGATGGCTCTCTCTTGCATCCAAACATAAGTATTACTCAGCATATAATGGCTTGGGATACCTCTACGTTAAAGGTTACGGTGTAGAGAAAAAGAACTACACTAAG GCAagagaatattttgaaaaagctGCTGAAAATAAGGTGCCTGGTGGATTCTATAACCTAGGTGTGCTGTATCTCAAGGGAATTGGTGTGAAGAGGAATATAACAAAAGCATGCAAATTACTTCTTATTGCAGCTGAAACTGGTCAACCAAAGGCCATCTACCGAGTTGCAAGGTTATCTCATAAAGGCATAGGCTTTAAGAAGGATCTCCATATG GCCACACTTCTCTACAAGGCAGTGGCAGAAAGGGGACCTTGGGGCTCCCTGTTAAGATGGGCTCTCGAGTCATATCTTAAAGGTGATGTAGGGAAATCACTTTTGTTGTATTCAAGAATGGCAGAGCTAGGATATGAAGTGGCTCAAAGCAATGCAGCTTGGATCCTCGACAAATTCAGGGAACAAAGTATTTGCATGGGTGAATCTGGCTTTTGTTCAGATGCAGAAAGGCATACCCGTGCACACTCATTGTGGTGGCAGGCATCAGAGCAGGGGAACGAACATGCAGCTTTGTTGGTTGGCGACGCATACTACTATGGCCGG GGGACAAATAGAGACTTTGAACGTGCTGCTGAGGCATACATGCATGCTCGGTCACAATCCAATGCGCAAGCCATGTTCAATCTAGGATACATGCATGAGCATGGTCAGGGACTTCCTCTTGATCTTCATCTAGCTAAAAGGTACTACGATCAGGCCCTTGAGCGTGATGCAGCTGCTGCGATGCCTGTTAAACTAGCACTTATGAGCTTATGGATAAGGATGAACTATGCTGACAGTTTCATG GTTAAGGTGATTGATTCACTCCCAGAATTGTACCCAAAATTAGAGTTATGGGTGGAGGAGGTGCTCATGGATGAAggaaatgcaacaatactaactCTTTTTGCTTGTCTCCTGGCTGTACTTTATCTCCGAGAACGCCAGAGGCGACAAGCCGTGCCTGTGGCACCACATCAACCGGATATTTTTCTCAACTAG
- the LOC121976675 gene encoding subtilisin-like protease SBT1.7 isoform X1, whose amino-acid sequence MGRQRDLLRLILWLVMFCCSAVAGEKGTYIVHMAKSQLPPGFAAHRHWYDASLRSVSDSADAIYYYDTVAHGFAARLTPAEARALSRRHGVLSVTPETRYELHTTRTPEFLGLVDRGANGFLDVDSPIGDDVVVGVLDTGVWPERRSFDDAELGPVPASWKGECEDSEDFAAVNCNRKLVGARSFFWGYKASVGTMEESKETRSPRDRDGHGTHTASTVAGAAVPDASLLGFAAGTARGMSPRARVAVYKVCWLGGCFGSDILAGIDKAVEDGCGVLSLSLGGKMVDYFRDTAAIGAFGAMEKGVFVSCSAGNAGPVPSSLSNVAPWMTTVGAGTLDRDFPAYVMLGNGENYTGVTLYRGPPLPPSPTLSLIYAANASEDISNGNLCLPGTLLPEKVAGKIVVCDRGINPRVQKGYVVHEAGGAGMVLANSPGKGEELVADAHLLPAAGTGEKAGNAIKAYILSDPNPTATVVFGGTKVGVQPSPVVAAFSSRGPNSVTRGVLKPDIIAPGVNILAAWTDAVGPTGIAVDSRRVEFNIVSGTSMSCPHVSGLAAFLKGAHPEWSPAVIRSALMTTAYSAYAGGDALLDAASGRAATPFDLGAGHVEPRRAMDPGLVYDLTAEDYLDFLCALNYSAFRLAILARRSDFACDAARAYAVEELNYPSFAVTFPSSGGEASVSKHRRTLTNVGEPGTYKVTVTAAEGVKVEVVPEELIFGVPGEKRNYTASFSSLAQPQGSSGFGRLEWSDGKHVVSSPVAFMWV is encoded by the coding sequence ATGGGGAGACAGAGGGATCTCTTGAGGTTAATCTTATGGCTCGTCATGTTCTGTTGCAGCGCCGTCGCCGGCGAGAAAGGGACCTACATCGTGCACATGGCCAAGTCCCAGTTACCCCCCGGCTTCGCCGCCCACCGCCACTGGTACGACGCCTCCTTGCGCTCCGTCTCCGACTCCGCCGACGCCATTTACTACTACGACACCGTCGCCCACGGCTTCGCCGCCCGCCTCACCCCTGCCGAGGCCCGCGCCCTCTCCCGCCGCCACGGCGTGCTCTCCGTCACCCCCGAGACCCGGTACGAGCTCCACACCACGCGGACCCCCGAGTTCCTCGGCCTCGTAGATCGCGGAGCGAACGGGTTCCTCGACGTCGATAGCCCGATCGGCGACGACGTTGTGGTGGGCGTGCTCGACACGGGGGTGTGGCCCGAGAGGCGGAGCTTCGATGATGCCGAGCTCGGGCCGGTCCCGGCGAGCTGGAAGGGCGAGTGCGAGGACAGTGAGGATTTCGCGGCCGTCAACTGCAACCGCAAGCTCGTCGGCGCCCGGTCGTTCTTTTGGGGTTACAAGGCAAGCGTGGGCACGATGGAGGAATCCAAGGAGACCAGGTCCCCGAGAGACCGTGACGGCCACGGCACCCACACCGCCTCCACCGTCGCAGGCGCTGCCGTGCCGGACGCTAGCTTGTTGGGCTTCGCCGCCGGCACCGCCCGTGGAATGTCGCCCCGCGCTCGCGTCGCCGTGTACAAGGTCTGTTGGCTCGGTGGGTGTTTCGGCTCCGACATACTCGCCGGCATAGACAAGGCGGTGGAGGACGGTTGCGGCGTCCTCTCGCTGTCCTTGGGTGGGAAGATGGTGGACTATTTCCGAGATACCGCTGCCATTGGTGCCTTTGGAGCCATGGAGAAGGGCGTCTTCGTCTCGTGCTCCGCCGGGAACGCAGGCCCCGTGCCGTCCAGCCTCTCCAACGTAGCCCCTTGGATGACCACCGTCGGCGCCGGGACTCTCGACCGCGACTTCCCGGCGTATGTCATGCTGGGAAACGGGGAGAATTACACCGGAGTCACTCTATACAGAGGACCTCCCCTGCCGCCGTCGCCGACCCTGTCATTGATCTACGCCGCTAACGCCAGCGAGGATATCAGTAACGGAAACCTCTGTTTGCCGGGGACACTCTTGCCGGAGAAAGTAGCTGGGAAAATCGTAGTTTGCGACCGAGGGATCAACCCCAGGGTCCAAAAGGGATACGTGGTTCACGAGGCTGGTGGAGCCGGCATGGTCCTCGCCAACTCGCCGGGCAAGGGGGAGGAACTCGTCGCCGACGCGCACCTCCTTCCCGCCGCAGGAACAGGAGAAAAGGCCGGAAACGCCATTAAGGCCTACATTTTATCGGACCCGAACCCGACGGCGACCGTAGTTTTCGGCGGGACCAAGGTCGGGGTCCAGCCTTCGCCGGTGGTGGCTGCTTTCTCCTCCCGCGGACCGAATTCGGTCACGAGAGGCGTCCTCAAGCCCGACATCATCGCGCCAGGGGTTAACATCCTCGCTGCGTGGACGGACGCGGTCGGTCCGACAGGGATCGCGGTGGACTCCCGGCGAGTGGAGTTCAACATCGTCTCCGGGACGTCGATGTCGTGCCCGCACGTGAGCGGACTGGCCGCGTTCCTCAAGGGAGCGCACCCGGAGTGGAGCCCCGCCGTCATCAGGTCCGCCCTCATGACCACCGCCTACTCCGCCTACGCCGGAGGCGACGCCCTCCTCGACGCGGCCTCGGGCCGCGCCGCCACACCGTTCGACCTTGGAGCTGGCCACGTGGAACCCCGACGGGCGATGGACCCAGGGCTCGTCTACGACCTCACCGCCGAAGACTACCTCGACTTCCTCTGCGCCTTGAACTACTCGGCCTTCCGGCTGGCGATCCTCGCCAGGAGAAGCGACTTCGCGTGCGACGCCGCGCGGGCCTACGCGGTGGAGGAGCTCAACTACCCATCCTTCGCGGTCACGTTCCCGTCCAGCGGCGGGGAAGCTTCGGTATCGAAACACAGGAGGACGCTGACGAACGTCGGCGAACCGGGCACGTACAAGGTCACGGTGACGGCGGCGGAGGGAGTGAAGGTGGAGGTGGTTCCGGAGGAGCTTATCTTCGGTGTTCCGGGGGAGAAGAGAAACTACACGGCGAGCTTCTCGTCATTGGCGCAGCCTCAGGGATCGTCGGGGTTCGGACGGCTCGAGTGGTCGGACGGAAAGCACGTCGTATCGAGTCCGGTCGCCTTCATGTGGGTTTGA
- the LOC121976675 gene encoding subtilisin-like protease SBT1.7 isoform X2 produces MAKSQLPPGFAAHRHWYDASLRSVSDSADAIYYYDTVAHGFAARLTPAEARALSRRHGVLSVTPETRYELHTTRTPEFLGLVDRGANGFLDVDSPIGDDVVVGVLDTGVWPERRSFDDAELGPVPASWKGECEDSEDFAAVNCNRKLVGARSFFWGYKASVGTMEESKETRSPRDRDGHGTHTASTVAGAAVPDASLLGFAAGTARGMSPRARVAVYKVCWLGGCFGSDILAGIDKAVEDGCGVLSLSLGGKMVDYFRDTAAIGAFGAMEKGVFVSCSAGNAGPVPSSLSNVAPWMTTVGAGTLDRDFPAYVMLGNGENYTGVTLYRGPPLPPSPTLSLIYAANASEDISNGNLCLPGTLLPEKVAGKIVVCDRGINPRVQKGYVVHEAGGAGMVLANSPGKGEELVADAHLLPAAGTGEKAGNAIKAYILSDPNPTATVVFGGTKVGVQPSPVVAAFSSRGPNSVTRGVLKPDIIAPGVNILAAWTDAVGPTGIAVDSRRVEFNIVSGTSMSCPHVSGLAAFLKGAHPEWSPAVIRSALMTTAYSAYAGGDALLDAASGRAATPFDLGAGHVEPRRAMDPGLVYDLTAEDYLDFLCALNYSAFRLAILARRSDFACDAARAYAVEELNYPSFAVTFPSSGGEASVSKHRRTLTNVGEPGTYKVTVTAAEGVKVEVVPEELIFGVPGEKRNYTASFSSLAQPQGSSGFGRLEWSDGKHVVSSPVAFMWV; encoded by the coding sequence ATGGCCAAGTCCCAGTTACCCCCCGGCTTCGCCGCCCACCGCCACTGGTACGACGCCTCCTTGCGCTCCGTCTCCGACTCCGCCGACGCCATTTACTACTACGACACCGTCGCCCACGGCTTCGCCGCCCGCCTCACCCCTGCCGAGGCCCGCGCCCTCTCCCGCCGCCACGGCGTGCTCTCCGTCACCCCCGAGACCCGGTACGAGCTCCACACCACGCGGACCCCCGAGTTCCTCGGCCTCGTAGATCGCGGAGCGAACGGGTTCCTCGACGTCGATAGCCCGATCGGCGACGACGTTGTGGTGGGCGTGCTCGACACGGGGGTGTGGCCCGAGAGGCGGAGCTTCGATGATGCCGAGCTCGGGCCGGTCCCGGCGAGCTGGAAGGGCGAGTGCGAGGACAGTGAGGATTTCGCGGCCGTCAACTGCAACCGCAAGCTCGTCGGCGCCCGGTCGTTCTTTTGGGGTTACAAGGCAAGCGTGGGCACGATGGAGGAATCCAAGGAGACCAGGTCCCCGAGAGACCGTGACGGCCACGGCACCCACACCGCCTCCACCGTCGCAGGCGCTGCCGTGCCGGACGCTAGCTTGTTGGGCTTCGCCGCCGGCACCGCCCGTGGAATGTCGCCCCGCGCTCGCGTCGCCGTGTACAAGGTCTGTTGGCTCGGTGGGTGTTTCGGCTCCGACATACTCGCCGGCATAGACAAGGCGGTGGAGGACGGTTGCGGCGTCCTCTCGCTGTCCTTGGGTGGGAAGATGGTGGACTATTTCCGAGATACCGCTGCCATTGGTGCCTTTGGAGCCATGGAGAAGGGCGTCTTCGTCTCGTGCTCCGCCGGGAACGCAGGCCCCGTGCCGTCCAGCCTCTCCAACGTAGCCCCTTGGATGACCACCGTCGGCGCCGGGACTCTCGACCGCGACTTCCCGGCGTATGTCATGCTGGGAAACGGGGAGAATTACACCGGAGTCACTCTATACAGAGGACCTCCCCTGCCGCCGTCGCCGACCCTGTCATTGATCTACGCCGCTAACGCCAGCGAGGATATCAGTAACGGAAACCTCTGTTTGCCGGGGACACTCTTGCCGGAGAAAGTAGCTGGGAAAATCGTAGTTTGCGACCGAGGGATCAACCCCAGGGTCCAAAAGGGATACGTGGTTCACGAGGCTGGTGGAGCCGGCATGGTCCTCGCCAACTCGCCGGGCAAGGGGGAGGAACTCGTCGCCGACGCGCACCTCCTTCCCGCCGCAGGAACAGGAGAAAAGGCCGGAAACGCCATTAAGGCCTACATTTTATCGGACCCGAACCCGACGGCGACCGTAGTTTTCGGCGGGACCAAGGTCGGGGTCCAGCCTTCGCCGGTGGTGGCTGCTTTCTCCTCCCGCGGACCGAATTCGGTCACGAGAGGCGTCCTCAAGCCCGACATCATCGCGCCAGGGGTTAACATCCTCGCTGCGTGGACGGACGCGGTCGGTCCGACAGGGATCGCGGTGGACTCCCGGCGAGTGGAGTTCAACATCGTCTCCGGGACGTCGATGTCGTGCCCGCACGTGAGCGGACTGGCCGCGTTCCTCAAGGGAGCGCACCCGGAGTGGAGCCCCGCCGTCATCAGGTCCGCCCTCATGACCACCGCCTACTCCGCCTACGCCGGAGGCGACGCCCTCCTCGACGCGGCCTCGGGCCGCGCCGCCACACCGTTCGACCTTGGAGCTGGCCACGTGGAACCCCGACGGGCGATGGACCCAGGGCTCGTCTACGACCTCACCGCCGAAGACTACCTCGACTTCCTCTGCGCCTTGAACTACTCGGCCTTCCGGCTGGCGATCCTCGCCAGGAGAAGCGACTTCGCGTGCGACGCCGCGCGGGCCTACGCGGTGGAGGAGCTCAACTACCCATCCTTCGCGGTCACGTTCCCGTCCAGCGGCGGGGAAGCTTCGGTATCGAAACACAGGAGGACGCTGACGAACGTCGGCGAACCGGGCACGTACAAGGTCACGGTGACGGCGGCGGAGGGAGTGAAGGTGGAGGTGGTTCCGGAGGAGCTTATCTTCGGTGTTCCGGGGGAGAAGAGAAACTACACGGCGAGCTTCTCGTCATTGGCGCAGCCTCAGGGATCGTCGGGGTTCGGACGGCTCGAGTGGTCGGACGGAAAGCACGTCGTATCGAGTCCGGTCGCCTTCATGTGGGTTTGA